A part of Prolixibacteraceae bacterium genomic DNA contains:
- a CDS encoding beta-N-acetylhexosaminidase encodes MKRFIILLALVLGYGSLFAIDIIPEPTKVVEKQGSFRFLPSMKVYAPKVFGAEAEMLSSIMETSHGYTLDVISKAKKASIVFEKVKSWPEKLGDEGYRLTITPDQITIQAKDAKGAFYAVQSIRQLLPVVVDGYYSTPSVSLDIPCCEVEDSPMLSWRGYMLDCSRYFVSVDRIKKHLDLMALYKMNVFQWHLTDYQGWRLQIMKYPELTKVGSTRNNTIDQVRGETFYNNQTPDNGFYSQEQVKELVKYAEKLHITIVPEIDVPAHSIAAIAAYPEISCSGNPAEVRSLKIGGMSNVLCPGKEVSFQFVEDVLDEVFALFPSKIVHIGGDEVKKDGWKKCPHCRARMEKEGLKDYDELQCYFISRVAQYAKKRGHVAIGWDEILEGGIDPNAMVMSWRGEKGGIKAAKMHHKVVMSPNSYLYFDYLQSTDKENEPYVRFKKVLTLETVYGYNPIPASLNAEERKFIVGAQANMWGNFTTTPAHYEYMTYPRLCALAEATWTPKKNYKHFESKLEKQYKRFDEMHVAYRRHDKQ; translated from the coding sequence ATGAAGAGATTCATTATTCTTCTTGCTCTAGTCCTAGGGTATGGTTCATTATTTGCAATTGATATTATTCCTGAGCCAACTAAAGTGGTGGAAAAGCAAGGTTCATTCCGTTTTCTTCCTAGTATGAAAGTCTATGCCCCAAAAGTGTTTGGTGCAGAAGCGGAAATGCTTTCTTCTATCATGGAGACCAGTCACGGTTATACACTAGATGTGATTTCTAAAGCGAAAAAGGCTTCGATTGTTTTTGAAAAGGTTAAGTCTTGGCCAGAAAAACTTGGGGATGAGGGGTATCGTTTAACAATTACTCCTGATCAAATTACAATCCAAGCGAAAGATGCCAAAGGGGCTTTCTATGCGGTGCAAAGTATTCGTCAGTTACTTCCTGTTGTAGTGGATGGCTATTATTCGACTCCTTCTGTTTCGTTGGATATTCCATGTTGTGAGGTAGAGGATAGTCCGATGTTGTCATGGAGAGGTTATATGTTAGATTGTTCTCGATACTTTGTTTCGGTAGATCGAATTAAGAAGCATTTGGATCTGATGGCATTGTATAAGATGAATGTTTTTCAATGGCATTTGACAGATTACCAAGGGTGGCGTTTGCAAATTATGAAGTATCCAGAACTTACTAAAGTAGGATCTACTCGTAATAATACAATCGATCAAGTAAGAGGAGAAACATTTTACAATAACCAAACACCTGATAATGGATTCTATTCACAAGAGCAAGTGAAAGAGTTGGTGAAATATGCAGAGAAGCTACATATTACCATTGTTCCCGAGATTGATGTTCCTGCACACTCTATTGCTGCAATTGCTGCTTATCCAGAGATCTCTTGTTCAGGTAATCCTGCCGAGGTTCGTTCTTTAAAAATTGGTGGGATGAGCAATGTGCTTTGTCCAGGTAAGGAGGTGTCCTTCCAATTTGTTGAAGATGTGTTGGATGAGGTCTTTGCGCTATTCCCATCTAAGATTGTGCATATTGGAGGCGACGAGGTGAAGAAAGACGGTTGGAAAAAGTGTCCTCATTGTCGTGCACGAATGGAGAAAGAGGGTTTGAAAGATTATGATGAGCTTCAGTGTTATTTCATCTCTCGTGTGGCCCAATATGCAAAGAAGAGAGGGCATGTCGCTATCGGCTGGGACGAAATCTTAGAGGGTGGTATTGATCCAAATGCTATGGTGATGAGTTGGCGAGGTGAAAAAGGTGGTATTAAAGCTGCGAAGATGCACCACAAAGTGGTGATGAGCCCTAATAGCTATTTGTATTTTGATTACTTACAATCTACAGATAAGGAGAATGAGCCCTACGTACGATTTAAAAAAGTATTAACGCTTGAAACAGTGTATGGTTACAATCCTATCCCAGCTTCATTGAATGCGGAAGAACGTAAATTCATCGTAGGGGCACAAGCAAATATGTGGGGTAATTTTACTACAACCCCTGCTCATTATGAATATATGACATATCCTCGTTTATGTGCACTAGCTGAAGCAACATGGACTCCTAAGAAAAACTATAAGCATTTTGAGTCTAAGTTAGAGAAGCAGTATAAGCGTTTTGATGAGATGCATGTGGCTTATCGCCGTCATGATAAACAGTAG
- a CDS encoding sulfatase — protein sequence MNKNLKSLCVIASTILLGACHHQESKRPNILFVMADDHTSQAWGIYGGVLKDYVHNPNIERLANQGMVFDNCMCTNSICVPSRASIMTGTYSHVNQVYMLRDRLDPERQNVAKLLRANGYQTALIGKWHLKSKPSGFDYFNVLHDQGRYWDPILKTTSNWEEGAKGGAVYSGFSTDVITDLTINWLKHRDQTKPFMMMCHFKATHEPFDYPERFKDLYKDQEIPYPSTLLDFDKDKSGRTYDGQQLENLAWRWEKASEAPDKWWCKYPGLPFTTEGLDSIEARKKVYQKLVKDFMRCGAAIDDNIGRLLDYLEDAGLAENTIVVYTADQGYFLGEHGFFDKRMIAEESLHMPMVVRYPKEIKGGTRNKELVLNIDFPAMFADYAGVVKPDWMQGNSFRPLLRGEHPKSWRTSMYYRYWEHAPIRPGHFGVRNDRYKLAFYYGVPMDADSDVARSAPQWEFYDLEKDPKELHNVYHTPAYQTQISIMKKELIRLRKEVGDTDHSRPWIKEVVQEAAI from the coding sequence ATGAATAAAAATCTAAAATCATTGTGTGTGATCGCTTCAACAATATTGTTGGGCGCATGCCATCATCAGGAGTCTAAACGTCCGAATATTCTTTTTGTTATGGCGGATGATCACACGTCGCAAGCTTGGGGAATTTATGGTGGTGTATTGAAAGATTACGTTCATAATCCCAATATAGAACGGTTGGCAAATCAAGGTATGGTATTTGATAACTGTATGTGTACCAACTCTATTTGTGTGCCGAGTAGGGCTTCTATTATGACAGGAACCTATAGTCATGTAAACCAGGTTTATATGTTAAGAGATCGCCTCGATCCTGAAAGACAGAATGTTGCTAAGTTATTGCGAGCCAATGGATATCAAACAGCTTTAATTGGTAAGTGGCACTTAAAATCTAAACCTTCAGGGTTTGATTATTTTAATGTATTGCATGATCAAGGAAGGTATTGGGATCCGATCCTTAAAACAACATCTAATTGGGAAGAAGGAGCTAAGGGTGGTGCAGTATACTCTGGCTTCTCCACCGATGTTATCACAGATTTGACCATTAATTGGTTGAAGCATAGGGATCAAACGAAACCTTTTATGATGATGTGCCATTTTAAGGCTACGCATGAACCGTTTGACTATCCTGAACGGTTTAAAGATTTGTACAAGGATCAAGAGATACCTTATCCATCGACTTTATTAGATTTTGATAAAGACAAGAGTGGTCGAACTTATGATGGCCAGCAGTTGGAGAATCTTGCATGGAGGTGGGAAAAGGCAAGTGAAGCTCCAGATAAATGGTGGTGTAAATATCCCGGTTTGCCATTTACAACTGAAGGCTTGGATTCCATCGAGGCTAGAAAGAAAGTCTATCAGAAGTTGGTGAAAGATTTTATGCGTTGTGGTGCTGCTATTGATGACAATATTGGACGACTGCTCGATTATCTAGAGGATGCAGGGTTGGCTGAGAATACTATTGTGGTTTATACTGCCGATCAAGGTTACTTCCTCGGGGAGCATGGTTTCTTTGATAAGAGAATGATTGCTGAAGAGTCGCTTCATATGCCTATGGTCGTGCGCTATCCAAAAGAGATTAAGGGAGGGACGCGAAATAAAGAATTGGTTTTGAATATCGATTTCCCTGCAATGTTTGCTGATTATGCAGGTGTGGTTAAGCCAGATTGGATGCAAGGGAATAGTTTTAGACCCTTGCTACGTGGAGAACATCCTAAGAGTTGGCGTACATCGATGTATTATAGATATTGGGAACATGCTCCCATACGACCAGGGCATTTCGGTGTGCGTAATGATCGTTATAAGTTGGCGTTTTATTACGGAGTGCCGATGGATGCAGATTCAGACGTTGCAAGAAGTGCTCCTCAATGGGAGTTTTATGATTTAGAAAAAGATCCTAAGGAACTTCACAACGTTTATCATACCCCTGCTTATCAAACACAAATATCCATAATGAAAAAGGAGTTGATTAGATTGAGAAAAGAGGTTGGTGATACAGATCATTCGCGTCCATGGATCAAAGAGGTAGTACAAGAAGCAGCGATATAG